In one window of Bizionia sp. M204 DNA:
- a CDS encoding OmpA family protein gives MKNLSRLLFAMLGMSNTYAQDENNPWAITLGTNAVDFYPTGENAPLGEYFDEYFNATDHWNILPSLSSLTVGRYLSNGFTLGATASLNKIDKFGDDSSKYADVTYYGLDGIVKYSFGQLIDVSWLDPYLGVGGGYTWVDDIGAGTLNGTLGINFWVSENVGLTVQSAYKHAFEDYLDTHFQHTAGITVKFGGKDTDGDGIYDKDDACPEVFGLAAFNGCPDTDGDGIEDSKDSCPNEAGPAEFNGCPDTDGDGVPDKDDDCPTVAGLKSLNGCPDADGDGVADHLDECPNVAGPAANKGCPWPDRDGDGVADKDDLCPDKVGTVANNGCPEVTEAVQKALNAYAKTILFDTGKSSIKKQSEKVLEDIIAILNEYPNAKFTVEGHTDSVGSEKLNQELSEARALSVKDYLTSNGIDQFRLSSKGFGEAKPIDSNKTRAGRANNRRVEINLVK, from the coding sequence ATGAAAAATCTTAGCAGATTATTGTTCGCTATGTTAGGTATGAGTAACACGTACGCACAAGATGAAAACAATCCTTGGGCTATTACCCTAGGAACTAACGCAGTTGATTTTTACCCAACGGGTGAAAACGCGCCACTTGGTGAATATTTTGATGAATACTTTAATGCTACAGACCACTGGAACATTTTGCCATCATTATCTTCATTAACAGTAGGCCGTTATTTAAGTAATGGATTTACATTAGGTGCAACAGCTTCCTTAAACAAAATTGATAAATTTGGAGATGATTCTAGTAAATATGCTGATGTCACATATTACGGACTTGACGGTATTGTAAAATATAGTTTTGGTCAATTAATTGATGTCTCTTGGTTAGATCCTTACCTAGGAGTAGGTGGTGGTTACACATGGGTTGATGACATTGGTGCTGGAACATTAAACGGAACTTTAGGAATTAATTTTTGGGTTAGTGAAAACGTAGGACTTACAGTTCAGTCAGCATACAAGCATGCATTCGAAGATTATTTAGACACACATTTCCAACATACAGCTGGTATTACAGTTAAATTCGGAGGAAAAGACACAGATGGTGATGGAATATATGACAAAGATGACGCTTGTCCAGAAGTATTTGGTTTAGCAGCTTTCAACGGTTGTCCTGATACAGATGGTGACGGCATTGAAGATAGTAAAGATTCTTGTCCAAACGAGGCTGGTCCAGCTGAATTTAACGGATGTCCTGATACAGATGGTGACGGTGTTCCAGACAAAGACGATGATTGCCCAACAGTTGCTGGTTTAAAATCTTTAAACGGTTGTCCTGATGCTGATGGTGACGGTGTTGCTGATCATTTAGACGAATGTCCAAATGTAGCAGGTCCTGCAGCTAATAAAGGTTGTCCTTGGCCAGATAGAGATGGTGACGGTGTTGCTGATAAAGATGATTTATGTCCAGACAAAGTTGGTACTGTTGCTAACAATGGTTGTCCAGAAGTAACTGAAGCTGTACAAAAAGCTTTAAATGCTTATGCTAAAACAATCTTATTTGATACAGGTAAATCTTCTATCAAAAAACAATCTGAAAAAGTACTTGAAGATATCATTGCTATCTTAAATGAGTACCCTAATGCTAAATTTACAGTAGAAGGTCATACGGATAGTGTTGGTAGTGAGAAACTTAATCAAGAATTATCTGAAGCTAGAGCGTTATCAGTTAAGGATTACTTAACAAGTAATGGTATCGATCAATTCAGATTATCTTCTAAAGGTTTTGGTGAAGCTAAGCCAATTGACTCTAATAAAACTAGAGCTGGTAGAGCTAACAACAGACGTGTAGAAATCAATTTAGTGAAATAA
- the kbl gene encoding glycine C-acetyltransferase, producing MYGKIQQHLENELEEIKDNGLYKTERVITSAQGAQITLSTGETVLNFCANNYLGLSSHPDVIQAAKDVMDTHGFGLSSVRFICGTQDIHKELEQKIADFYGTEDTILYAAAFDANGGVFEPLFDKEDAIISDSLNHASIIDGVRLCKAARYRYQNNDMEDLEKQLIAANKNGARHKIIVTDGVFSMDGLLAPLDEICDLADKYDAMVMIDECHATGFIGKTGRGTLEEKGVMDRVDIITGTLGKAMGGAMGGYTTAKKEIIEILRQRSRPYLFSNSLAPAIVGASIKVFDMLSKDTTLRDKLAWNTEYFKAGIKKAGFDIVDGDSAIVPIMLYDAKLSQTMANMLLKEGIYVIGFFFPVVPKDKARIRVQLSAAHEKEHLDQAISAFIKVGKQLEII from the coding sequence ATGTACGGAAAAATTCAACAACACTTAGAGAACGAGTTAGAAGAAATAAAAGATAACGGACTTTATAAAACCGAACGTGTCATTACCTCTGCACAAGGAGCGCAAATTACATTAAGCACAGGCGAGACGGTTTTAAACTTTTGTGCGAATAATTATTTAGGGTTGTCCTCACACCCAGATGTTATTCAAGCAGCAAAAGATGTTATGGATACACATGGATTTGGTTTATCTTCAGTACGTTTTATTTGTGGAACACAAGATATCCACAAAGAATTAGAACAAAAAATAGCCGATTTTTACGGAACGGAAGACACCATATTATACGCCGCCGCTTTTGATGCTAATGGTGGTGTTTTTGAACCTTTGTTTGACAAAGAAGATGCTATCATTTCTGATTCTTTAAATCACGCGTCTATAATTGATGGTGTTCGTTTATGTAAGGCCGCCCGATATCGATACCAAAATAACGATATGGAAGATTTGGAAAAACAATTAATTGCCGCTAATAAAAACGGTGCGCGCCATAAAATTATAGTTACAGATGGTGTTTTCTCTATGGACGGTTTGTTAGCACCTCTAGATGAAATTTGCGATTTAGCAGATAAATATGATGCTATGGTAATGATTGATGAATGTCATGCTACAGGTTTTATAGGAAAAACAGGACGTGGAACCCTTGAAGAAAAAGGTGTTATGGATCGTGTTGATATCATTACTGGAACTTTAGGAAAAGCCATGGGTGGTGCAATGGGAGGTTATACTACAGCTAAAAAAGAAATTATTGAAATATTACGTCAACGTTCGAGACCATATTTATTTTCAAATTCTTTAGCACCAGCTATTGTTGGTGCGTCTATAAAGGTGTTTGATATGTTATCTAAAGATACTACCTTACGTGATAAACTAGCGTGGAACACAGAATACTTTAAAGCAGGTATTAAAAAAGCAGGTTTTGATATTGTGGACGGCGACTCGGCTATTGTTCCTATTATGTTATATGACGCAAAATTATCGCAAACTATGGCAAATATGTTACTTAAAGAAGGTATTTATGTTATTGGCTTCTTTTTTCCAGTAGTACCAAAGGATAAAGCACGTATTCGAGTGCAACTATCGGCCGCACATGAAAAAGAGCATTTGGATCAAGCCATTTCTGCTTTTATAAAAGTCGGCAAACAATTAGAAATTATTTAA
- a CDS encoding S9 family peptidase, which yields MIHKNLILHRKHQKPILWDAFFNKNGEQKPLVVFCHGYKGFKDWGPWNLVAEQFSKANLFFVKFNFSHNGGTAENPIDFPDLEAFAENNYSKELNDLGDFLNFLMSEKNELLKEINPNNVTLIGHSRGGGISILKASNDTRIKKLITWASVSNFSNRTATIGNLKAWKEEGVKYVLNSRTQQQMPHNYQFYEDFKTHEKQLNIEAATKKIKIPQLIIHGIDDSSVNFKEAEALHKWNTNSQLIGIENSNHVFNGQHPWNNLALPAALETAVSSSISFIMTPKKS from the coding sequence GTGATACACAAAAATTTAATTTTACATAGAAAGCATCAGAAACCAATTCTTTGGGATGCTTTTTTTAATAAAAATGGCGAACAAAAACCATTAGTTGTGTTCTGTCATGGCTATAAAGGTTTTAAAGATTGGGGACCATGGAATTTGGTAGCTGAACAGTTTTCAAAAGCTAATTTGTTTTTTGTTAAATTCAATTTTTCACATAATGGCGGTACCGCTGAAAACCCAATTGATTTTCCGGATTTAGAAGCCTTTGCAGAAAATAATTACAGTAAAGAGCTGAATGATTTGGGGGACTTTCTAAATTTTTTAATGTCTGAAAAAAATGAATTATTAAAAGAAATTAATCCCAATAATGTGACGCTCATTGGCCATTCACGTGGTGGTGGAATTTCAATATTGAAAGCGTCCAATGACACTAGAATAAAAAAACTCATTACTTGGGCCAGTGTTTCTAATTTTTCCAATAGAACGGCAACGATAGGCAATTTAAAAGCATGGAAAGAAGAAGGCGTTAAGTATGTTTTAAACAGTAGAACCCAACAACAAATGCCTCATAATTATCAATTTTATGAAGATTTTAAAACTCATGAAAAACAACTCAATATTGAAGCAGCAACTAAAAAAATTAAAATTCCGCAGCTAATAATACACGGTATTGATGATTCCTCCGTAAACTTTAAGGAGGCAGAAGCATTGCATAAATGGAATACAAATAGTCAGTTAATTGGAATAGAAAATTCTAATCACGTTTTTAATGGTCAACACCCTTGGAATAATTTGGCTTTGCCTGCAGCACTTGAAACTGCTGTTTCATCAAGTATTTCTTTTATAATGACGCCAAAAAAATCCTAA
- a CDS encoding response regulator, which yields MNNVLGNAVKFTKSGTVSFEMQCVAISNTTSRFSFHFSDTGVGIPLNLREDVFDSFSQMRYDNKRQFGGLGLGLTIVNHLVKRFEGNITIDSEEGVGTDVYIDIPLEINREKQQKPLNPLNNDSNAEKHILIVEDNVMNQMIMKKLLQMNSKFTFEVAENGLKAINMLKETCFDVVLMDLQMPIMDGYEATEIIRSGQLGLKNKNIPIIAVTADAMQETQQKVIDMGMTDYMTKPVNKALLFDKIGNCTAFFAKPA from the coding sequence ATTAATAATGTTCTTGGAAACGCGGTAAAGTTCACGAAGTCTGGCACCGTTTCTTTTGAAATGCAATGCGTTGCTATTTCCAATACTACAAGTCGGTTTTCTTTTCATTTTTCCGATACTGGTGTAGGCATACCATTAAATTTACGAGAAGATGTTTTTGATAGTTTTAGTCAAATGCGATATGATAACAAACGCCAATTTGGTGGATTGGGATTAGGGTTAACTATTGTAAATCATTTAGTAAAACGTTTTGAAGGCAACATAACTATTGATAGTGAAGAAGGCGTAGGGACAGATGTTTATATTGATATTCCATTAGAAATTAATCGTGAAAAACAGCAAAAACCACTAAATCCCCTAAATAACGATTCAAATGCTGAAAAGCATATTTTAATTGTAGAGGATAATGTAATGAATCAAATGATTATGAAGAAGCTGCTACAAATGAACTCGAAATTTACATTTGAAGTAGCCGAAAATGGCTTAAAAGCTATAAATATGCTAAAAGAAACCTGCTTTGATGTTGTTTTAATGGATTTGCAAATGCCAATTATGGATGGATATGAAGCCACTGAAATAATTAGAAGTGGACAGTTGGGTTTAAAGAATAAAAATATTCCAATTATTGCAGTTACTGCTGATGCAATGCAGGAAACACAACAGAAAGTTATTGATATGGGTATGACCGACTACATGACCAAGCCAGTAAATAAAGCGCTCCTATTTGATAAAATTGGTAATTGTACTGCTTTTTTTGCTAAACCAGCTTAA
- a CDS encoding PD-(D/E)XK nuclease family protein, translating into MTTFIHDVLADLNKKQVDISNITLILPSKRAGVFLKHELSTSLLQPIFSPTILSIEEFVEELSQLKAISNTELLFEFYETYLQVHNTKNPDSFDTFSKWAQILLQDFNEIDRYLIPQEKIFDYLSAIKEINHWSVDTNQTDFIKNYLVFWKRLKIYYNQLTENLVNKKKGYQGLIYREAVESIQNYIEANPEKHHVFLGFNALNKAEETIIQELLENSHADIYWDIDDAFFENKNHDASLFIRQHKKNWTYFETNSMNWIADNYTKPKDISVIGVPKNVGQAKCIGNILKKLHKENNTLNNTAVVLGEESLLLPVLNSIPESINALNITMGLPLKSIPLATLFEQLFFIHKKETNDFYYKDVIKLLSHQFISPLLQSGTSNDLQKVVQIIESNNLIYISLTRLTALAPQHEGLFLLLFGNWNNNPSIALTSCQALILKIKTHLEQHKKENILALEHLFKFNTLFNELTLLDNQYKHLKDITSLFSVYKELLGSETLDFKGEPLEGLQIMGMLESRVLDFETVIISSVNEGILPSGKSNNSFIPFDVKLENKLPTYKEKDAVYTYHFYRLLQRARRVFIIYNTEIDALKGGEKSRFITQLNLENIHKIKHTIAVPDIAMDANLNEIVIAKNDDVLNQIKTYAARGFSPSALTSYIRNPIDFYFQKVLKIKEHDDVEETVAANTLGTVIHNTLEDFYKPFEGQQITWEQVAEMKLKINATVTKHFKDLYKEGDITKGKNLIVFEIAKRYISNFLDLEVADLKDGNILEIIAIELNNTAEIQIPELDFPVRITGKVDRVDKRNGIIRIIDYKSGRVDPAKVQITNWDDLTTDYDKYSKSFQVLTYAYLMHAKKPFTEPVEAGIISFKNLSAGFLKFQKKQSGSRDKEALISNEILADYEVQLKQLILEICNQKVDFIEKKIS; encoded by the coding sequence ATGACAACTTTTATACATGACGTCCTTGCCGATTTAAACAAAAAGCAAGTTGATATTTCCAATATTACACTTATTCTGCCTAGCAAACGTGCTGGTGTGTTTTTAAAACATGAATTATCCACGTCATTATTACAACCTATATTTTCTCCAACTATACTAAGTATTGAAGAGTTTGTAGAAGAACTTTCACAACTTAAAGCGATATCCAATACCGAATTGCTTTTTGAGTTTTACGAAACTTACCTTCAAGTTCACAACACGAAAAATCCCGATAGTTTTGATACCTTTTCTAAATGGGCACAAATACTACTTCAAGATTTTAATGAAATTGACAGATACCTTATTCCTCAAGAAAAGATATTCGACTATTTAAGTGCTATAAAAGAAATAAACCACTGGTCCGTAGATACCAACCAAACCGATTTTATAAAAAATTATCTCGTATTTTGGAAAAGACTTAAAATATACTACAACCAACTTACCGAAAATCTCGTTAATAAAAAGAAAGGCTATCAAGGATTAATTTATAGGGAAGCTGTTGAAAGCATTCAGAATTATATTGAAGCCAACCCTGAAAAACATCACGTCTTTTTAGGTTTCAATGCGCTAAATAAAGCTGAAGAAACCATCATCCAAGAACTATTAGAAAATAGTCATGCTGATATTTATTGGGATATTGATGACGCTTTTTTTGAAAACAAAAATCATGATGCCAGTCTATTTATCAGACAACATAAAAAAAACTGGACTTATTTTGAAACCAATTCTATGAATTGGATAGCGGACAACTACACAAAACCAAAAGACATTTCGGTTATTGGTGTGCCTAAAAATGTAGGGCAGGCTAAATGTATTGGTAACATCCTTAAAAAGCTCCATAAAGAAAATAATACGCTCAATAATACAGCAGTTGTATTAGGCGAAGAATCCCTGCTTCTTCCTGTATTGAATTCTATACCAGAATCTATAAATGCACTGAATATCACCATGGGATTGCCCTTAAAATCCATTCCATTAGCAACCCTTTTTGAACAGTTATTCTTTATCCACAAAAAGGAAACAAATGATTTTTATTATAAAGACGTTATTAAATTATTATCACATCAATTTATAAGTCCACTACTCCAATCTGGTACTTCAAACGACTTGCAAAAGGTGGTTCAGATAATAGAATCGAATAATTTAATCTACATATCTTTAACACGATTAACGGCTTTAGCACCTCAACACGAAGGCTTATTTCTGCTTTTATTTGGAAATTGGAATAACAACCCATCCATCGCTTTAACGAGTTGCCAAGCGTTAATTTTAAAAATAAAAACACATTTAGAACAGCACAAAAAAGAAAATATATTAGCATTAGAGCATCTGTTCAAATTCAATACGCTTTTTAATGAGCTTACGCTTCTGGATAATCAGTATAAACATCTAAAAGATATTACCAGTCTATTTAGCGTATACAAAGAGCTATTAGGTTCCGAAACATTAGATTTTAAAGGTGAACCATTAGAAGGCTTACAAATTATGGGGATGTTAGAATCCCGTGTTTTAGATTTTGAAACCGTTATTATATCATCCGTTAATGAAGGCATTTTACCATCGGGAAAAAGTAATAATTCCTTTATTCCTTTTGATGTAAAACTGGAAAACAAACTCCCAACCTATAAAGAAAAAGATGCTGTTTATACCTATCACTTTTACCGATTATTACAACGTGCTAGACGTGTATTCATAATTTATAACACTGAAATTGATGCGTTAAAAGGTGGTGAGAAAAGTCGTTTTATAACCCAATTGAATCTAGAAAACATTCATAAAATTAAGCATACTATTGCTGTTCCCGATATTGCTATGGATGCGAATTTGAACGAAATTGTAATAGCTAAAAATGACGATGTTCTAAATCAGATTAAAACCTATGCAGCCAGAGGGTTTTCACCATCTGCTTTAACCAGTTATATTCGGAATCCTATCGATTTTTATTTTCAGAAGGTATTGAAAATAAAAGAACATGATGATGTAGAAGAAACGGTTGCTGCCAACACATTAGGAACGGTTATCCATAATACACTAGAAGATTTCTACAAACCTTTTGAAGGCCAACAAATAACCTGGGAACAGGTTGCAGAAATGAAACTCAAAATAAATGCAACCGTTACCAAACATTTTAAAGATTTATATAAAGAAGGTGATATTACCAAAGGCAAAAATTTAATTGTCTTTGAAATTGCCAAGCGCTACATCTCTAATTTTTTAGATTTAGAAGTAGCCGACTTAAAAGACGGCAACATTCTTGAAATTATAGCTATTGAACTTAATAATACTGCAGAAATACAAATTCCTGAACTGGATTTTCCGGTTAGAATTACGGGCAAAGTCGATCGTGTTGACAAACGAAATGGTATTATACGTATTATAGATTATAAATCGGGTCGGGTAGATCCTGCTAAAGTACAAATAACCAATTGGGACGATTTGACAACGGATTACGACAAGTACAGTAAATCATTCCAGGTTTTAACGTATGCGTACCTAATGCATGCTAAAAAGCCTTTTACGGAACCTGTAGAAGCGGGAATAATTTCGTTTAAGAACCTAAGCGCTGGATTTTTAAAATTTCAAAAAAAACAATCGGGAAGTCGCGATAAGGAAGCGCTTATTTCCAATGAGATATTAGCAGATTATGAAGTTCAATTAAAACAGCTTATTTTAGAAATTTGCAACCAAAAAGTAGATTTTATTGAAAAAAAGATTTCGTGA